Proteins encoded within one genomic window of Candidatus Desulfarcum epimagneticum:
- a CDS encoding AbrB family transcriptional regulator yields the protein MTLATLTTKGQVTIPKAIRDSLKLSSGDKIEIIVTKNREAIIRPAVKKVDDVFRRLHARGKKAVSIEAMNEGVRDRMRNKFK from the coding sequence ATGACATTGGCGACGCTCACAACAAAAGGCCAGGTGACCATTCCAAAGGCGATCAGGGATTCTCTTAAGCTAAGCTCCGGGGACAAAATTGAAATTATTGTCACGAAAAACAGAGAAGCCATCATCCGGCCGGCGGTCAAAAAGGTGGATGACGTTTTTCGACGACTTCACGCGCGCGGGAAAAAAGCGGTGTCCATAGAAGCCATGAATGAAGGCGTTAGAGATCGAATGAGGAACAAATTTAAATGA
- a CDS encoding Twitching motility protein PilT yields the protein MKAIDTNVLIRFLIADDEPQTQKAYSILKNAELKQREIFVPLLVVLEMIWVLESVYEIPRMEILESIRDLLAMPALKFEQHSAVREFVRSARGNSYDLSDLLIAHSARFNGCGPVLTFDKAASKFKWFERLT from the coding sequence ATGAAAGCCATTGACACAAATGTTTTGATCCGATTTTTAATCGCCGATGACGAGCCGCAAACCCAAAAGGCCTATTCCATTTTAAAAAACGCTGAATTAAAACAAAGAGAAATTTTTGTGCCGTTGCTTGTGGTTTTGGAAATGATATGGGTTCTGGAGTCTGTTTATGAAATTCCAAGAATGGAAATTTTAGAATCCATCCGCGATCTTTTGGCAATGCCGGCGCTTAAATTCGAGCAGCATTCAGCGGTGAGAGAATTCGTTCGTTCCGCGCGAGGGAATTCATATGATCTTTCGGATCTGCTTATTGCCCATTCCGCCAGATTCAACGGTTGCGGCCCTGTGCTCACATTCGATAAGGCAGCCTCAAAATTCAAATGGTTCGAACGTCTGACATAA
- the yajD gene encoding conserved hypothetical protein (Evidence 4 : Unknown function but conserved in other organisms), with product MSSNDPDNIARVVSEARRAREKRQTSYRERALKLFPRICGHCGREFSGKNLRELTVHHKDHDHDNNPPDGSNWELLCIYCHDNEHSRGEVADAYAEEAPEASSAGGSMDHPFAGLADLLKDKSDG from the coding sequence ATGTCTTCAAATGACCCCGACAATATCGCGAGGGTTGTCTCAGAGGCTCGTCGGGCCCGGGAAAAGCGTCAAACCAGTTACCGGGAGCGAGCCCTGAAACTTTTTCCCCGGATCTGCGGCCATTGCGGCCGGGAGTTCAGCGGCAAAAATTTGCGCGAGCTCACCGTGCACCACAAAGACCACGACCATGATAACAATCCCCCGGACGGCAGCAACTGGGAGCTGCTGTGCATCTACTGCCACGACAACGAACACTCCAGGGGCGAAGTGGCCGACGCCTACGCCGAAGAGGCGCCCGAGGCCTCTTCGGCCGGCGGGTCCATGGATCATCCCTTTGCCGGTCTGGCGGATTTGTTGAAGGACAAATCGGATGGTTAA
- a CDS encoding Mitomycin resistance protein yields MTNRTDIKRLNKIPNVGPATTKRLNMLGIQEPFELIGQNPYSMFEKLCEIAGRRFDPCLADVFISAVRFMEGAPPKKWWEYTKERKAAMSKNGRAYDGVEAENKMKDDAPGRR; encoded by the coding sequence ATGACAAACAGAACCGACATAAAGAGGCTGAATAAAATCCCAAACGTCGGTCCGGCCACGACTAAACGTCTCAACATGCTGGGCATTCAGGAGCCCTTTGAGTTGATTGGGCAAAATCCGTATTCGATGTTTGAAAAATTGTGCGAAATCGCGGGCAGGCGCTTTGATCCATGCCTTGCGGATGTGTTCATATCCGCCGTGAGGTTCATGGAAGGCGCTCCCCCCAAAAAATGGTGGGAATACACAAAAGAAAGAAAGGCGGCCATGTCAAAAAACGGCCGCGCTTATGACGGAGTCGAGGCGGAGAATAAAATGAAAGATGACGCTCCGGGCAGGAGATGA
- a CDS encoding Rubredoxin yields MSSVILMKKQKHKKEIIMSNDKYTSIVNLDFQYAHRFMNWPREAKHLHGHSGLLTIEIEDTVDPVTGYAHACKKGFKKAWQVCDHFHHATLFQEGDPLLDAVLAVYKKEGIHNDPEHCVPLTKIDHALAWSYPEYRIVVTKKVSTCENLCELFYALLKDKMPIKKITFRSSSMNAASKEFKGSLKN; encoded by the coding sequence GTGTCGAGCGTCATTTTGATGAAAAAACAAAAACATAAAAAGGAGATTATTATGTCAAACGACAAGTACACATCAATCGTAAACCTTGACTTCCAGTACGCGCATAGATTTATGAACTGGCCGCGCGAAGCAAAACACCTTCACGGGCACTCAGGTCTTTTAACGATAGAAATTGAAGACACGGTAGACCCGGTGACTGGATATGCGCACGCCTGCAAAAAGGGATTCAAAAAAGCATGGCAAGTTTGTGACCATTTTCACCATGCGACATTGTTTCAAGAAGGCGACCCGCTTCTTGACGCGGTTCTTGCTGTATATAAAAAGGAAGGTATTCATAACGACCCGGAGCATTGTGTCCCTCTTACAAAGATAGATCACGCGCTTGCCTGGTCATACCCGGAATACAGAATAGTTGTGACCAAAAAAGTTTCTACTTGTGAGAATCTTTGCGAGCTTTTCTACGCGCTTCTTAAAGACAAGATGCCAATCAAAAAAATCACATTTCGCTCATCTTCTATGAATGCCGCATCGAAAGAGTTTAAGGGTTCACTCAAAAATTAG
- a CDS encoding conserved hypothetical protein (Evidence 4 : Unknown function but conserved in other organisms), with amino-acid sequence MPRIARMLNKGEKTVYHVISRTALDGFPFQDVEKEALAKTIKKFSRIYFADIMGFCVMGNHFHLLVKMRPGHDFTDEQIRERFLNFYGNEREFGEADIERFREKWSNLSEFIKEIKQTFSRFYNRLHHRKGTLWAERFKSVIVQNGHTLINCLAYIDLNPVRAGIVDRPEAYRWSSVGHHIQSGNEGGFLSTDFGLVEFNVMNEAERVRRYRRYVYESGALSPSGKEFAGTIDPGVVEKERHAGFNLTRTRRFAYRTRYFTDSGIIGSKAFVMTHYRRFKDRFESKREKKPKSIQGLEGIYSLKRLSESV; translated from the coding sequence ATGCCAAGAATCGCCAGAATGCTCAACAAGGGCGAAAAAACCGTCTATCATGTGATTTCCCGAACCGCCCTGGACGGTTTCCCCTTTCAGGACGTGGAAAAAGAGGCCCTGGCCAAAACCATCAAAAAATTCAGCCGTATCTATTTCGCTGACATCATGGGCTTTTGCGTCATGGGCAACCATTTTCACCTGCTGGTGAAAATGCGCCCGGGCCATGATTTTACGGACGAACAAATCCGGGAACGGTTTTTGAATTTTTACGGAAACGAACGGGAATTCGGGGAAGCCGACATTGAGCGTTTCCGGGAGAAATGGTCCAATCTCTCGGAATTCATCAAAGAAATCAAGCAGACCTTCTCGCGGTTTTATAACAGACTCCATCACCGAAAAGGAACGCTGTGGGCCGAGCGTTTTAAAAGCGTGATCGTGCAAAACGGCCATACCCTGATAAACTGCCTGGCCTATATTGACTTAAATCCTGTCCGGGCCGGGATCGTGGATCGCCCGGAGGCGTATCGGTGGAGTTCAGTGGGCCATCACATCCAATCCGGAAATGAGGGCGGTTTTTTGTCCACGGACTTCGGTCTGGTGGAATTCAACGTGATGAACGAGGCTGAAAGAGTCAGGCGATACCGGCGATATGTGTATGAGTCCGGGGCGTTGAGCCCTTCGGGAAAAGAGTTTGCGGGAACCATTGATCCCGGCGTTGTGGAAAAGGAAAGACACGCCGGATTTAACCTGACCCGGACCCGAAGGTTCGCATACCGAACCCGCTATTTCACCGATTCAGGAATCATCGGCTCCAAAGCGTTTGTCATGACGCATTACCGGCGCTTCAAAGACCGTTTTGAATCCAAACGCGAAAAGAAACCCAAATCCATTCAAGGGCTTGAGGGAATCTACTCTTTGAAGCGGTTGTCTGAATCCGTATAG
- a CDS encoding putative HNH endonuclease (Evidence 3 : Putative function from multiple computational evidences) codes for MKKKQKRQQKFGKCVYCGKLANLTVDHIPPKNLFSQPRPNNLITVPSCQKCNSAASKDDEYFRLVMATSINTNISESTKLRDKALRALEKPNKKGFQKAFLNRIKEVELYTPTGLFICNTALYNADFERLNKVASRIVRGLYFYHRKVSIPKRHIINVIPFQTLNPDDKELMNKISKVVSHILIKTPIIIGDDVFKYWHGFNDDEQDCSIWVLQFYNYFEFIVIVKRKI; via the coding sequence TTGAAAAAAAAACAAAAACGTCAACAAAAATTTGGAAAATGTGTTTATTGCGGTAAATTGGCTAATTTGACAGTTGATCATATTCCCCCTAAAAACTTATTTTCACAACCACGGCCCAATAATCTGATTACTGTTCCAAGTTGTCAAAAATGCAATAGTGCGGCCTCAAAGGATGATGAATATTTCAGGCTTGTTATGGCTACCAGTATTAATACAAACATTTCGGAATCGACAAAACTTAGGGATAAGGCTTTGAGAGCACTGGAAAAACCAAATAAAAAAGGTTTCCAAAAAGCATTCCTTAATCGTATAAAAGAAGTAGAACTTTATACACCAACAGGTCTTTTTATCTGTAATACAGCGCTTTATAACGCTGACTTTGAAAGGCTTAACAAAGTAGCCTCCCGAATAGTAAGGGGTTTATATTTCTATCATAGAAAGGTTTCTATACCAAAAAGACACATAATTAATGTTATTCCTTTTCAAACACTTAACCCAGATGATAAAGAGTTGATGAATAAAATTTCTAAAGTTGTAAGTCATATTTTAATTAAAACTCCAATAATCATAGGTGACGATGTTTTTAAATATTGGCATGGCTTCAATGACGATGAACAAGATTGTTCAATTTGGGTACTCCAATTCTATAATTATTTTGAATTTATAGTAATAGTAAAAAGGAAAATTTAA
- a CDS encoding conserved exported hypothetical protein (Evidence 4 : Unknown function but conserved in other organisms), protein MKKIHFLCLIFFILAPSISFAQTDYSKELHERILDEVDGRYKAEDAILLETDAKSIQLKISAEAPIGVIGRDNFVSLYSTYSLILIMSMMEGSGISISDMKFRDLDGIIGFPDIEIAMVFAKSGMQIIVKSDQGVNRFTETWDKIFNKK, encoded by the coding sequence ATGAAAAAAATCCATTTTTTGTGCCTTATTTTTTTTATTTTAGCGCCCAGCATATCTTTTGCCCAAACAGATTATTCCAAAGAACTTCATGAAAGAATTCTAGATGAGGTAGATGGGCGATATAAAGCTGAAGACGCTATCCTTTTGGAAACAGACGCGAAATCTATACAACTTAAAATATCCGCCGAAGCCCCAATTGGTGTGATAGGTCGCGATAATTTTGTATCACTCTATTCAACATATAGCTTAATTCTTATAATGAGCATGATGGAAGGTTCCGGAATCTCTATTTCCGATATGAAGTTTAGAGACTTAGATGGAATAATTGGTTTCCCAGATATTGAAATAGCCATGGTATTTGCAAAAAGTGGGATGCAAATAATAGTGAAATCTGATCAGGGTGTAAACAGGTTCACAGAAACTTGGGATAAAATATTTAACAAAAAGTAG
- a CDS encoding conserved hypothetical protein (Evidence 4 : Unknown function but conserved in other organisms): MEKNIAFKYDREADILYIHTCPPYSEQESRELGDEIIGRFNPATGEIENIEVLFFSTRLLRKELFHLPVSASLRLNKGDAASI; the protein is encoded by the coding sequence ATGGAAAAAAACATAGCCTTTAAATATGACCGTGAAGCGGACATTTTATATATCCACACATGTCCCCCTTATTCAGAACAGGAAAGCCGGGAACTGGGCGATGAAATAATCGGACGGTTCAATCCGGCGACCGGCGAAATTGAAAATATCGAAGTTCTGTTTTTTTCAACACGGCTGTTGCGAAAAGAGCTTTTTCATTTGCCGGTTTCCGCCAGTTTGCGTCTTAATAAAGGGGACGCGGCTTCGATCTGA
- a CDS encoding conserved hypothetical protein (Evidence 4 : Unknown function but conserved in other organisms) has protein sequence MRFGNARLFSRWFDSLRGGKFAVVVVVSDFGVENRHWIITAYITRKLSKGDVEWKKT, from the coding sequence ATGCGTTTTGGAAACGCCCGACTTTTCAGCCGGTGGTTTGACTCATTGCGCGGCGGGAAATTTGCGGTGGTGGTGGTCGTCAGCGATTTCGGGGTTGAAAATCGGCATTGGATTATCACAGCCTACATAACCAGGAAATTATCAAAAGGAGATGTTGAATGGAAAAAAACATAG
- a CDS encoding hypothetical protein (Evidence 5 : Unknown function) — MEPLNWIEANYQNTNSNESMTYFPCPYLESDVELTDERENHISENHPDLLPEHRKCVADALKEPDQIQQKHAFWKRPTFQPVV, encoded by the coding sequence TTGGAGCCGCTGAACTGGATCGAGGCGAATTATCAGAATACAAATTCGAATGAATCCATGACTTATTTTCCATGCCCATACTTGGAAAGCGACGTTGAACTTACCGATGAGCGGGAGAACCATATCTCTGAAAACCATCCGGACTTGCTCCCTGAACATCGAAAATGCGTTGCCGACGCCTTAAAAGAACCGGACCAGATACAGCAGAAGCATGCGTTTTGGAAACGCCCGACTTTTCAGCCGGTGGTTTGA